In bacterium, the genomic stretch TATCTTTTGGTAACAACAGCTCCGCCTACAACAACCCTGGCTTTGGACCCGGCATCTCTTAATGTTTTTATCACCTTTGGCATCTCTACCATTGTTGTAGTCATAAGAGCGGAAAGCCCCACTATATCTGCATTATTTTTTATTGCTGCATAAGCTATGTCAGCAGCTTGTACGTTCTTGCCGAGATCAATAACCTCAAATCCATGATTTTTCAAAAACAGTGCAACTATATTTTTACCTATGTCGTGAACATCCCCTGAAACAGTTGTGATCACTACTCTGCCCTTTATTTCACTCTTTTCTTTGCCAAAATGCGGTTCCAAAACCTTAAAAGCTCTCTGCATAGTCTCTGCGGAAAGAATCATCTGCGGCAGATAGATATCTTTCCTGTCATACATGTCTCCCACCTCTTTTATTGCAGGAATTAATATCTCATTGTTGATTGCAAGAGGATCCGTGCCTTTTTCAAGAGCTTGTTCTACCAGGGGCATAATTTCGTCTCTGTTTCCGTCAAGAATTGCACGAAAAATTAGATTATCATTATTCTCTGTGTTTTGTTTCGGCTTCTTTGTACCTTTGGATTTTTTAGCTTTAAAACCCGCAATAAAATTTTTCGAATCCCTGTCCCTTACAGTAAGCACAGACGCTGCACTCACTGTCTGCATCATGCGTTCATCACCGGGGTTCATAATAGCTGCATCTAATCCATAGGCCATTGCCATTGCAAGAAACGTGGAATTTATCAGGCTCCGCTGAGGCAGGCCGAAAGATATATTTGAAACTCCGAGAACATTCTGGAGGCCCAGCTCATTTTTTACCATCATCATTGCAAAAAGGGTCTGCTCAGCACGTTTCTGCTGAGCTGACACAGTAAGAGTAAGTGTGTCACAAATCAGATCATTCCTGTCTATCCCAAGGGAGTCAGCTCTTGCTATAATCTTTTTAAGTACGCTTATCCTCTCTTCTGCTGTTTTTGGTATCCCCTTTTCATCAACTGCAAGGCATAATACGGCAGCTCCGAACTTCTTTGCAAGTGGCAAAACTGCATTAAGGCTCTCTTCACCTCCGTTTACAGAATTGATAAGGGGTTTGCCGCTGCAGTGTAAAAGAGCTGCTTCAACTGCTTCAGGATTACTTGTATCAATTACAAGCGGTACTGGAGCAACATTCTCAATTGCAGGTATTGTTATTGACATTGCAGCAGCCTCATCAATCCCCGGTACTCCAAGATTCACATCAATAAGATGAGCTCCCTGTTTAACCTGAAGTTTTGCTTCCTGCTGTATAATCCCAACTTTGCCCTGTCTAATGCTCTCTGCAAGCTCATCACGGTTTGTCGGATTTATTCTCTCTCCTATTACTGCAAAGGGCTCTCCGGTACCGATATGAACAGTATTTGTTCTGCTGCAAAGGCGCAACCCATGAATTACAGGCCTGAATACCGATTTTTTATTTTTCACTGCAGCAGCGATCTTTTTTGTATATTCTGGAGTGCTTCCGCAGCATGAACCTACAATTGAAGCACCAATCTCGACAAACTTCTCTCCGAATTGTGCCATCTCATCAGCTGAAACAGTGTAGGTTGTTTTTCCTTTATTTAAAATCGGAATACCTGCATTCGCTTCCACAAAAATCGGCTTATTAGTAGACACTGCATATCTGCCTACAACTTCAAGCATGGGTTCAGGGCCTGTTGAACAGTTAACTCCCACAGCATCAACTCCAAGTGAAGTCAGTACTGTGGCCGCTGTTTCAGGATCTGTGCCTGTGAAAGTTTTAAATCCCTCCTCATAAGTCATTGAAGCAAGCAGGGGCAGGCCAGGGCCAGCCTCTTTTGCTGCCATTACAGCAATTTTAATCTCTTTTAAGTCTGCAAATGTTTCAAGGAGAAACAGGTCTACACCACCCTGGGCCAGGGCTTTTGCCTGCTCGTAAAATGCATCAAAGGCTTCGTCAAAGGAGAGCTCGCCGAGAGGTTCAATAAGTTTTCCGCTTGGGCCCATTACACCTGCAACCAGTGCAGAACCTGCAACCTTTCGTGCAAGATCCGCCCCTGCAATATTTACATCTTTTGCCCTCGGCCCGAATCCGAAAGCATCAAGTTTTATTCTGCTTGCACCGAACGTATTAGTAGAAATAATATCCGTACCTGCATCTCTGTACTGCACATGGACATGAGTAACTACTTCCGGCTGCAGAATATTTGCCATATCCATGCAGCTTCCGCTCGCAAGATGCGGCTGAAGCATTGTTCCCATTGCACCGTCAAGAATAACTACTCTCTGTTTCAGAATATCAAATAATCTACTGCTCTTTTTCATCTATTTAACAACCCCGACTTTTCAATTAATCTTGGTGTAATACTTTCCCACATCAAAGGCATAAGGTGAATCCCTCTTATGCCGGGGATCTCTCGTATTTGATTTATTAAATCAGATGCAAGATTTATACCCTCTTCTCTGGGATCTTCCGCTTGCGCCATTCTCTCGATAACTGACGGATGGATTCTCATTCCAGGCACCTGTGATTTCATATATTCCAATGCTTTGACAGATTTCACAGGCATGACTCCTGCAAGTATTGCTGTTTTCCTGCTCAATCCAAGCTGGTTAACCCTGTCCATCCATTTTATAAACATCTCAATATCAAAAACAGGCTGGGTCTGGATAAAATGCACACCTGCTTTTATCTTTTTCTGCAGTCTTATTATTCTCATCTCAAAAGGCGGAGCAAAAGGATTTGCCGCACCTCCTATAAGAAATTCCGGAGGAGTTTTCATTGTTTCTCCTGAAAGGAAAACACCTCTGTTCAGTTCTGTAACAGAAGCAATAAGCTGAATGGAATCCATATCATAAACCGGCCTCGCTTCAGGCTGGTTCCCGCTTGTGGGATAATCCCCTGTTAAACACAGGACATTTTCAATACCAAGGCCGAAAGCCCCAAGCAGGTCACTCTGAATTGCAATCCTGTTCCTGTCACGGCAAGTCATCTGAATCACAGGTTCTACATTCTCTTCCAATAATATCTTTGCAGCGGCAATAGAAGAAAAACGCACAATTGCAGTCTGGTTATCCGTAATATTTACAGCATCAACAAGGCCTTTAAAATATGCAGCTTTTTTTCTTATAACATTGCCATTTGCACTTTGAGGAGGCCCAAGTTCTGCTGTTACAATAAATTTTTCCGATTCAATCAGTTGACGAAGATTCATTTTCTTTCTTCATAAAAAGTATTGGAGGATCTATTCTTCCTGTAAAAACATTCAGCCATGCTGATGTCTTTTCAAGTTTCCAGTTATGCATTTTTTCTATTCTATAAAGAAAACTTACCCTGTGGAGCAGTACAGATCTTTTATAAATTCTGTACCATACGCATTTTCTCTCAGGATAAACTTCACAATGGCCGTTCTCGCGTGTGCCTCCGCACGGGCCGTTTCTAAGCCTCTTCGGGCATTTTTGGCTGCAGATAAGTGCAGTATGGCTCAAAATACATTCACCGCATCTCTGACACTTGAAAACAGGTATTTTAAAAATGTTTTCTGCAAAAAGCATAACAGAGGAAAGAATTCTCTCAAATAGTTTTCTTTCTCTCTTTTCCCGTGTTATTAAATTGTTGTCCATAACTCTCTTTCCATGATTATAAATAAAATAAAAAACAAGATGATAATAGCAAGGATTTTTATAAAGTTTTTGATAAAAAATGGTCTGATTATTGCAAATCTATGATTACTGTATTTTAAGGGAAAAAATCATTAAATTATGCAATATATTTTGCAAAATGCAGAAGCAATTTGCAATGGAGCCCGGAAATGAAACGTTATAGCATATCTTTTAAAAATGAAAAAGGATTTACTCTTACCGAAATTATTGTTGTTCTGATAATAGTAAGCATACTTGCAACTGCGGCATTGAGCCGTTTTATTGATATGTCTAAAGCAGCAAACAGGGCTGCATGCAAAGTGAACCAGCTCAGCCTTCAAACCGCACAGACTCTGCTGAATGCTAAATCGCTTATTGAGAACGGAGAATCACACTATGCTTCTGATCTTAATGAGCTGAAACCGTTTTTGCGAAAAAATCTTCTTCCGTCATGCCCGTCCGGAGGCAGTTATGTAATAGGGGCAAATGGTTCAATCTTCTGCACAATACCTGATCATAACAGAGAATAAAGATTGTACTACTTTTATTTCCTCCTGACTACAACTACGGTTATATCATCTGCCTGCACATCACCCTGTTCATAATCCTTAACACTGCTGACGATTTCATTAAGAAGCTGAGTACCGTTTTTATCACTGCTTTTGAAAATTATTGATTTGAGCTTTTCTTCCCCGAATTCTTCTCCTAGCTCATCCATCGCTTCAGTAACGCCATCTGTGTACAGTACGAATTTATCACCGGGATTAAAAGATACTGTTTCCTGTTTATAAAGTACATTTTCCATCATTCCAAGCACAATACCGCCTGTTGTCAGCTCTGTTATCTCACCTGATTTTGAAATCTTATAGGGAGGGTTGTGCCCTGCATTACAGAAAGTTATTGTATTATTTTCAGTATTTATTAATCCGTAAAAAAATGTAATAAATTTATCAAGCGCAGTATTTTTAAATATCAGGTTATTTATCCTGCCTGCTATTTCCGACACATCTCCTGTCCCCTCAACAGCAAGTACATTAAGGCTTGCCTGTAAATTCGCCATTAAAAGTGCTGCGCCTGCGCCTTTACCTGAGACATCTGCAATTGCAACTCCCCAGATATTATCGGTAATTCGGATAACATCATAGTAATCTCCGCCGACCTCTCTGCTTGGAATATTAATTGCCGCAAATTCGCAGAAAATATCATCCGGAAGTTCTGCAGGAAGAAGCCCCTGCTGCATGCTTCTTGCAAGTTTAAGCTCCTCTTCCATGCGCTGCTTCTCAAGAGCTTCTGTAAACAGGCGGACATTCTCAAGAGAGGCTGCAGCCTGATTTCCAAGAATTTTCAGGAACTCTATGTCATTATCGCTGAACTCTGAATTATTAATTTTAGAGCCGAGAGCAATGGCACCGACTGTTTTCCCCTGAAGCATCATTGGCACGAGAAGAGTAAACCCTAATTCTTTTAACACATTCCTGTCCTTTACTGATGACAGGAAAAGAGGGTCTGAAATAACGGGAATTATTACCGAACCAAGTCTATCGCATGAAGTACCCTTTGCCGTAACAAGGCTGAATTTATCAGTATTCCGGAAAAAGATGGCACAT encodes the following:
- a CDS encoding homocysteine S-methyltransferase family protein — encoded protein: MKKSSRLFDILKQRVVILDGAMGTMLQPHLASGSCMDMANILQPEVVTHVHVQYRDAGTDIISTNTFGASRIKLDAFGFGPRAKDVNIAGADLARKVAGSALVAGVMGPSGKLIEPLGELSFDEAFDAFYEQAKALAQGGVDLFLLETFADLKEIKIAVMAAKEAGPGLPLLASMTYEEGFKTFTGTDPETAATVLTSLGVDAVGVNCSTGPEPMLEVVGRYAVSTNKPIFVEANAGIPILNKGKTTYTVSADEMAQFGEKFVEIGASIVGSCCGSTPEYTKKIAAAVKNKKSVFRPVIHGLRLCSRTNTVHIGTGEPFAVIGERINPTNRDELAESIRQGKVGIIQQEAKLQVKQGAHLIDVNLGVPGIDEAAAMSITIPAIENVAPVPLVIDTSNPEAVEAALLHCSGKPLINSVNGGEESLNAVLPLAKKFGAAVLCLAVDEKGIPKTAEERISVLKKIIARADSLGIDRNDLICDTLTLTVSAQQKRAEQTLFAMMMVKNELGLQNVLGVSNISFGLPQRSLINSTFLAMAMAYGLDAAIMNPGDERMMQTVSAASVLTVRDRDSKNFIAGFKAKKSKGTKKPKQNTENNDNLIFRAILDGNRDEIMPLVEQALEKGTDPLAINNEILIPAIKEVGDMYDRKDIYLPQMILSAETMQRAFKVLEPHFGKEKSEIKGRVVITTVSGDVHDIGKNIVALFLKNHGFEVIDLGKNVQAADIAYAAIKNNADIVGLSALMTTTMVEMPKVIKTLRDAGSKARVVVGGAVVTKRYAREIGADGYAKDGVGAVKEIEKLVSS
- a CDS encoding methylenetetrahydrofolate reductase, with product MNLRQLIESEKFIVTAELGPPQSANGNVIRKKAAYFKGLVDAVNITDNQTAIVRFSSIAAAKILLEENVEPVIQMTCRDRNRIAIQSDLLGAFGLGIENVLCLTGDYPTSGNQPEARPVYDMDSIQLIASVTELNRGVFLSGETMKTPPEFLIGGAANPFAPPFEMRIIRLQKKIKAGVHFIQTQPVFDIEMFIKWMDRVNQLGLSRKTAILAGVMPVKSVKALEYMKSQVPGMRIHPSVIERMAQAEDPREEGINLASDLINQIREIPGIRGIHLMPLMWESITPRLIEKSGLLNR
- a CDS encoding methylenetetrahydrofolate reductase C-terminal domain-containing protein, coding for MDNNLITREKRERKLFERILSSVMLFAENIFKIPVFKCQRCGECILSHTALICSQKCPKRLRNGPCGGTRENGHCEVYPERKCVWYRIYKRSVLLHRVSFLYRIEKMHNWKLEKTSAWLNVFTGRIDPPILFMKKENESSSTD
- a CDS encoding prepilin-type N-terminal cleavage/methylation domain-containing protein, which gives rise to MKRYSISFKNEKGFTLTEIIVVLIIVSILATAALSRFIDMSKAANRAACKVNQLSLQTAQTLLNAKSLIENGESHYASDLNELKPFLRKNLLPSCPSGGSYVIGANGSIFCTIPDHNRE
- a CDS encoding SpoIIE family protein phosphatase yields the protein MVIEKETGEDQQSAADEKLLELSALFEISRSLTSSLSIRSILENILRIPMGHLLITKGIVLIKKSGQNEYIVEELKGMNRNLKGKCIAITYPPEDVKIINEVKNSEEWAEFFREFGLSIVFPLNTSQGIIGIVGYGSKIGNKKFIDREIEFLSSLSNIAATAVANGLNVEELRKVNRNLDRRVQQLNTIFDISQEINTTLDQEKTGSIVSFAIMGELMVNKCAIFFRNTDKFSLVTAKGTSCDRLGSVIIPVISDPLFLSSVKDRNVLKELGFTLLVPMMLQGKTVGAIALGSKINNSEFSDNDIEFLKILGNQAAASLENVRLFTEALEKQRMEEELKLARSMQQGLLPAELPDDIFCEFAAINIPSREVGGDYYDVIRITDNIWGVAIADVSGKGAGAALLMANLQASLNVLAVEGTGDVSEIAGRINNLIFKNTALDKFITFFYGLINTENNTITFCNAGHNPPYKISKSGEITELTTGGIVLGMMENVLYKQETVSFNPGDKFVLYTDGVTEAMDELGEEFGEEKLKSIIFKSSDKNGTQLLNEIVSSVKDYEQGDVQADDITVVVVRRK